From a single Mesotoga infera genomic region:
- the obgE gene encoding GTPase ObgE — translation MLANDQESLVDTGRIYVKAGDGGNGSVSFRREKYIPFGGPDGGDGGRGGHVFLRSTNSINTLYEFKHKRKFIAQSGESGHGSNMAGKKGKDLVIRVPVGTIAYDAESGEIIADLCNPGQIVAIARGGKGGRGNARFVSSTNQAPKAAENGEPGEELFVRLELKILADVALVGFPNVGKSTLISVISNARPKIANYHFTTLSPNLGVVMANYEQGYIVADVPGLIKGAHEGIGLGHKFLRHIERCKTIVHLLDISESEERDFIQDYKDIRYELEFYKRELADKPEIIVANKCDLITEEERRKRLQLFKESTGKEIIPISAATHEGIQSLKEAIWKYIERDPSYFSYMKADEESPLPQVEPVVLTAPYPEDFRVEKDSGGRYVVLGPAVDFYVRKIRAFKYRDRFIMDKLEKGGLSSKLRNAGIMEGDTVVIDDREYVYKE, via the coding sequence ATGCTAGCTAACGATCAAGAAAGCCTCGTTGACACGGGGCGGATTTACGTCAAGGCGGGAGATGGAGGTAACGGTTCTGTCTCCTTCAGGAGAGAGAAGTATATACCATTTGGAGGCCCGGATGGTGGTGATGGTGGCAGAGGAGGCCACGTCTTTCTCAGATCAACCAATTCAATAAACACGCTCTATGAATTCAAACACAAGAGGAAATTCATCGCTCAAAGCGGGGAGAGCGGTCACGGTTCAAACATGGCCGGAAAAAAGGGAAAAGATCTGGTAATCAGAGTGCCCGTTGGGACGATTGCATATGACGCAGAGAGTGGAGAGATTATTGCAGACCTATGTAATCCCGGTCAAATAGTCGCTATTGCCAGAGGCGGAAAGGGAGGAAGAGGCAACGCGAGGTTCGTTTCTTCAACGAATCAGGCGCCCAAGGCCGCAGAAAATGGCGAACCCGGCGAGGAACTCTTCGTTCGACTTGAGCTGAAGATTCTAGCCGATGTCGCACTGGTCGGGTTTCCAAACGTCGGAAAATCGACGCTCATATCCGTTATATCTAATGCGAGACCGAAGATAGCAAATTATCACTTTACGACCCTCTCGCCCAATCTCGGAGTTGTTATGGCCAATTACGAGCAGGGATATATAGTGGCCGATGTGCCCGGGTTAATCAAAGGAGCACATGAGGGTATTGGACTAGGGCATAAATTCTTGAGGCACATCGAACGGTGTAAAACAATCGTTCATCTTCTGGACATCTCAGAGAGCGAGGAAAGAGATTTCATTCAGGATTACAAAGATATACGTTACGAACTGGAATTCTACAAGAGAGAGCTTGCAGATAAGCCCGAGATTATTGTCGCGAACAAGTGCGATCTCATTACAGAAGAAGAGAGGCGGAAGAGGCTCCAACTATTCAAAGAAAGCACCGGCAAAGAGATAATTCCTATTTCGGCGGCGACTCACGAGGGAATCCAGTCTTTGAAAGAGGCGATCTGGAAGTATATCGAAAGAGATCCCTCGTACTTCTCATACATGAAGGCCGATGAGGAGAGCCCTCTGCCTCAGGTCGAACCCGTCGTCCTAACGGCACCCTACCCCGAGGATTTCAGAGTGGAGAAGGACTCTGGCGGAAGGTATGTGGTTCTGGGACCGGCCGTTGATTTCTACGTGAGAAAGATCAGGGCGTTCAAGTACAGAGACCGTTTCATAATGGATAAGCTGGAGAAGGGCGGTCTTTCTTCGAAGCTTAGAAATGCCGGCATAATGGAAGGAGACACTGTAGTAATAGATGACAGAGAGTATGTGTACAAAGAGTAG
- a CDS encoding aminopeptidase P family protein: MSRIELFREKLKECNLEGFVLYNMEASNRSSSWYLSGFSGSFSVLIVTPKDEYIVTDSRYFTQAEMETKFRLIPYRNGDELKDIIRTTLARDGASRVGFEEETISVGFYNRVFSQLGVELKPADDLLKDMRMVKTPEEVAKIKLAVKIAEDALTETLNFVKPGRSEEEICASLEYEIRKRGGNLAFETIVGSGPRSAIVHGRPSERKLREGDFLLIDYGARVNGYNSDITRTYCIGDPTEEMARVYATVLKAQTEAKNAAKAGVVGSRLHEVAASIIGEAGYGEFFGHGLGHSLGMDTHDGPGLSPKNNDPIPAGAVITIEPGIYLPGKFGVRIEDDCYFCENEIEVLTNLDRELKIL, from the coding sequence ATGTCGAGGATCGAACTATTCAGAGAGAAGCTTAAAGAATGCAACCTTGAGGGGTTTGTACTCTATAACATGGAGGCAAGCAATCGTTCCAGCTCCTGGTATCTGTCTGGCTTTTCGGGCTCCTTCTCAGTTCTGATCGTAACCCCAAAGGACGAGTACATAGTAACTGATTCGAGATACTTTACACAGGCCGAGATGGAGACGAAGTTCAGACTCATCCCTTACAGGAACGGCGACGAACTGAAGGACATAATTAGAACGACTCTGGCTAGAGACGGAGCAAGCCGAGTAGGATTTGAAGAAGAAACGATCAGTGTGGGTTTCTACAACAGGGTCTTTTCTCAGCTTGGAGTTGAATTGAAACCTGCCGACGATCTTCTCAAGGATATGCGGATGGTCAAAACGCCGGAAGAAGTGGCGAAGATCAAACTTGCTGTAAAGATCGCAGAAGATGCCCTCACAGAGACTCTTAACTTCGTGAAGCCGGGCAGGTCTGAAGAAGAGATTTGTGCGTCGCTCGAATACGAAATAAGAAAACGGGGAGGCAATCTAGCTTTCGAAACGATAGTCGGCAGCGGGCCGAGAAGCGCGATCGTTCATGGCAGACCATCTGAAAGAAAACTGCGGGAAGGCGATTTCCTCTTGATAGATTACGGAGCGAGGGTAAACGGCTACAATTCCGATATAACCAGGACATACTGTATTGGCGATCCGACAGAAGAGATGGCAAGAGTGTACGCAACCGTTCTCAAAGCGCAGACTGAAGCCAAGAACGCTGCAAAAGCAGGGGTAGTCGGAAGCCGCCTGCACGAAGTGGCAGCAAGTATAATTGGAGAGGCAGGCTACGGTGAATTCTTTGGCCACGGTCTTGGCCATAGTCTGGGAATGGATACTCACGACGGTCCGGGTCTGTCTCCGAAGAACAACGATCCGATCCCGGCAGGAGCGGTCATCACAATCGAACCAGGTATCTATCTTCCCGGCAAATTTGGGGTTAGAATAGAAGACGATTGTTATTTTTGTGAAAATGAGATTGAGGTTCTAACTAATCTAGATAGAGAGTTGAAGATTCTTTAG
- the clpP gene encoding ATP-dependent Clp endopeptidase proteolytic subunit ClpP, with protein MDINMAPFVPYVVEDRGRGERIFDIYTKLLSERIVFLGWPIDDEVSNIVVAQLLFLESQDPEKDINLYINSPGGSITSGLAIYDTMQYIKPDISTICIGMAASMGAILLAGGTKGKRFALPNSRVMIHQPFGGAEGVAKDIEIRAKEILYLRDELNKILAKHTGQSIKKIEKDADRDFFMSSVEAVEYGMIDKVIEQKPKEKGKE; from the coding sequence ATGGACATAAACATGGCACCTTTCGTCCCTTACGTAGTGGAAGACAGAGGAAGGGGAGAAAGGATTTTTGATATTTACACCAAACTGCTTTCCGAAAGAATAGTCTTTCTCGGCTGGCCAATCGACGATGAAGTCTCTAATATCGTGGTCGCACAGCTGCTCTTTCTCGAGTCCCAGGACCCGGAGAAGGATATAAACCTATATATCAACAGCCCGGGCGGCTCGATCACTTCCGGTCTGGCGATTTATGACACAATGCAGTACATAAAGCCCGACATCTCTACAATCTGCATAGGCATGGCCGCCTCTATGGGCGCGATACTTCTTGCCGGTGGAACAAAGGGAAAGAGGTTTGCTCTTCCGAACTCCAGGGTAATGATTCATCAGCCCTTCGGTGGAGCAGAGGGAGTGGCCAAGGATATCGAAATCAGGGCCAAGGAGATTCTCTATCTGAGGGACGAACTGAACAAGATCCTTGCCAAGCATACTGGTCAGTCAATAAAGAAGATAGAAAAGGACGCTGACAGAGACTTCTTTATGAGCTCTGTTGAAGCAGTCGAATACGGGATGATAGATAAAGTTATCGAACAGAAGCCAAAAGAAAAAGGCAAGGAATAA
- a CDS encoding DUF370 domain-containing protein yields the protein MDHAVNVGFESFVLKDRVLAVLPIESSAIRRLKQLGMETGKIVNLTFGKRTKAVLITDSGHIILSFLPPKRIIEKLFTN from the coding sequence GTGGATCACGCTGTCAACGTTGGTTTTGAGTCCTTTGTGTTAAAGGATAGGGTTCTGGCCGTTCTTCCTATTGAAAGCTCGGCCATCCGAAGGCTCAAACAGCTGGGTATGGAGACCGGAAAGATCGTGAACCTCACTTTCGGAAAGAGGACGAAGGCTGTACTGATAACTGACAGCGGTCATATAATCTTATCCTTTCTTCCACCAAAGAGAATCATAGAAAAACTCTTCACGAATTAG
- the efp gene encoding elongation factor P produces the protein MIEVGKIRKGNPLMIDGEIYIVIEANKHSMGRGDGIIRTRMKNLKTGLVRQFTFQASEKVEEAALSFRHVQYLYSEDELFHFMDLETYEQYTIGVDEMGDALDYIKENEEVDLQFHEERPIGVVLPNTVVLEVTDTAPAYKGDTVSGSGKSAVLETGLKVTVPFFVENGELIRVDTRTGEYIERA, from the coding sequence ATGATAGAAGTTGGAAAAATCAGAAAGGGAAACCCCCTGATGATTGATGGCGAGATCTACATTGTTATCGAAGCAAACAAGCATTCAATGGGAAGAGGCGATGGCATAATCAGGACGAGGATGAAGAACCTGAAGACCGGCCTTGTAAGGCAGTTTACGTTTCAGGCAAGCGAGAAGGTGGAAGAAGCGGCGCTTTCATTCAGGCATGTCCAGTATCTTTACTCTGAAGATGAGCTCTTCCATTTCATGGACCTTGAGACATACGAGCAGTATACAATTGGAGTAGACGAGATGGGAGATGCTCTGGACTACATAAAGGAGAATGAAGAAGTCGACCTTCAGTTCCACGAAGAGAGGCCTATTGGGGTTGTTCTTCCTAATACAGTGGTCCTGGAGGTGACCGATACTGCACCCGCATACAAGGGCGATACGGTTTCGGGAAGCGGCAAATCAGCCGTTCTTGAAACGGGATTGAAGGTAACGGTTCCATTCTTCGTAGAGAATGGTGAGCTGATCCGTGTAGACACAAGAACAGGCGAATATATCGAGAGAGCATAG
- a CDS encoding Asp23/Gls24 family envelope stress response protein has translation MDFEETDLGRIEISEAVIRDIAIHSYIEFLKFDPKEAKARKEAKSTVDIDLDEKVDGTKTVKITVNTKIKYGVSIPSHARKMQEKLKNDVESFSGIKVEDVSITIEDVYEEAQKPAVFEEEEEFENSEVKPELEESKSEEMVEEVEDEEREKEV, from the coding sequence ATGGATTTTGAAGAGACTGATCTCGGCAGAATCGAGATCTCGGAGGCTGTAATCCGGGATATCGCTATTCACTCCTACATAGAATTCCTGAAATTCGATCCGAAGGAAGCAAAAGCGCGTAAAGAGGCCAAGTCGACCGTAGATATCGATCTCGATGAGAAGGTCGATGGAACCAAGACAGTCAAGATCACTGTAAATACCAAGATCAAGTACGGTGTCTCGATACCCTCTCATGCCAGGAAGATGCAGGAGAAATTGAAAAACGACGTGGAGAGCTTCAGCGGCATAAAAGTTGAAGATGTTTCCATAACGATCGAAGACGTATATGAAGAGGCTCAGAAACCTGCCGTGTTCGAAGAGGAAGAGGAGTTTGAGAACTCCGAAGTGAAGCCCGAGCTTGAAGAAAGCAAGTCCGAGGAAATGGTCGAAGAGGTTGAAGACGAAGAGAGAGAGAAAGAGGTTTGA
- the mutS gene encoding DNA mismatch repair protein MutS, whose translation MTPMMKQYLEVKNSYKDCLVLFRLGDFYETFLDDAKLVSKELQIVLTSRNGVPMAGVPYHSINGYLKKLVTAGYKVAICEQTEDPAFAKGLVKREVTRVVTPGTIVEDELLPESENNYIIAVGEADELFIMATADVSTGEVALSAADDLESMKDFIAATGPSQILLRESLKALKREISEITFAMIEIVEDWHFALSSGINYVKEFYSIASIDHLELNNKEIEVLGALFKYLETINFGPMKHLSLPRVIRKSDSMQLDASTIENLNLFRLERKGSLFEILDATITGMGKRRLRQWLLSPLTDREKIEERLDAVQTFYSDRHLLDELREYFENVFDIERITTRLSTDKTTPRDLLSLRTSLAALPLIKELISTEASFERLSDRLELFPEELALLQRSIMDEPSAAVGEGKVIREGFDHELDSLRDLLDHSVEKMKAIEAAEKKSTGISSLKVKFNKVFGYFLEVPKSQTDKVPQNYTRKQTLVNSERYITEELKEFEDKILSANDKIQTLERALFLDVCSRLLNSLQRLKAVSKVLSEIDSLQSLAAVARKYNYSRPRFSDDGKVRISNSRHPIVERFVSDFTPNDVSLSRSENFFIVTGPNMSGKSTFIRQVALLSIMAQVGSFVPADEALLSIYDRVFTRIGARDELASGKSTFLVEMMETATILSKATEDSLVILDEVGRGTSTFDGISIAWAVSEFIYEAVGCHTIFATHFTELTELSNMYRGIKNKTARIIETDSGIVFLHKVIDGVANSSHGIEVAKLAGVPETVLSRAKEILKVIAKQSALDKAVRVLTADDLKEIRQSKKGKMNRNQITLF comes from the coding sequence ATGACACCGATGATGAAACAGTACCTTGAAGTCAAGAACAGCTACAAGGACTGCCTGGTTCTCTTCAGGCTGGGAGATTTCTACGAGACCTTCCTCGACGACGCGAAGCTGGTTTCTAAAGAGCTGCAGATAGTGCTCACTTCGAGAAACGGAGTCCCGATGGCCGGCGTGCCTTACCACTCGATAAACGGCTATCTCAAAAAGCTGGTGACTGCAGGTTACAAAGTTGCAATCTGCGAACAGACGGAAGATCCGGCATTCGCAAAGGGCCTTGTGAAACGAGAGGTCACAAGAGTTGTCACTCCGGGAACGATCGTTGAAGACGAGTTGCTTCCTGAATCCGAGAACAATTACATCATCGCCGTAGGAGAAGCGGACGAACTCTTCATAATGGCCACGGCAGATGTTTCAACGGGCGAAGTGGCCCTTTCTGCCGCCGATGACCTCGAATCGATGAAAGACTTCATCGCAGCAACTGGGCCCTCACAGATACTTCTGCGGGAGAGCTTGAAGGCACTGAAGCGGGAGATTTCCGAGATCACTTTCGCGATGATTGAAATAGTTGAAGACTGGCATTTTGCTCTTTCATCGGGCATAAATTACGTGAAGGAGTTCTATTCGATTGCCTCCATAGATCATCTAGAGCTGAACAACAAAGAGATTGAAGTTCTCGGAGCGCTGTTCAAGTATTTGGAGACGATCAATTTCGGTCCTATGAAACATCTTTCCCTTCCGAGAGTTATCAGAAAATCCGATTCGATGCAGCTTGACGCCTCTACAATTGAAAACCTCAATCTCTTTCGTCTTGAGAGAAAGGGCTCTCTATTCGAGATCCTCGACGCAACGATTACTGGAATGGGAAAGAGAAGGCTGAGACAGTGGCTACTCTCGCCCCTGACCGACAGAGAGAAAATAGAGGAGAGGCTCGATGCGGTTCAGACTTTCTATTCTGACCGTCACCTCCTCGATGAGCTGAGAGAGTATTTTGAAAATGTATTCGATATCGAAAGGATCACAACGCGGCTTTCAACGGACAAGACTACCCCCAGAGATCTCTTATCGTTAAGAACCTCTCTGGCGGCACTTCCTCTGATCAAAGAGCTGATTTCAACTGAAGCGTCCTTTGAAAGGTTGAGCGATCGGCTGGAGCTTTTTCCCGAAGAACTCGCTCTTCTTCAGCGCAGTATCATGGATGAGCCATCTGCCGCAGTAGGCGAGGGAAAGGTCATAAGGGAAGGGTTCGATCATGAGCTGGATTCTCTTCGCGACCTTCTCGATCACTCCGTCGAGAAGATGAAGGCGATCGAAGCAGCCGAAAAGAAGTCTACCGGGATAAGTTCTTTGAAGGTGAAGTTCAACAAAGTCTTCGGCTACTTCCTGGAAGTCCCGAAGAGTCAGACGGACAAGGTGCCCCAGAACTACACTAGAAAGCAGACCCTTGTCAACTCGGAACGATATATCACGGAGGAACTCAAAGAATTTGAAGACAAAATCCTGAGCGCAAACGACAAGATTCAGACACTGGAAAGGGCACTCTTCTTGGATGTTTGCTCGCGGCTCCTGAACTCTTTGCAGAGACTTAAGGCTGTTTCAAAGGTCCTTTCGGAGATCGATTCTCTTCAGTCGCTTGCAGCAGTGGCGAGAAAATACAACTACTCCCGGCCTCGTTTTTCGGATGACGGAAAGGTGAGGATCTCAAATTCCAGACATCCGATAGTGGAGAGATTCGTTTCGGATTTCACTCCGAACGACGTATCTCTTAGCAGAAGTGAGAACTTTTTCATAGTGACCGGGCCAAATATGAGCGGGAAGTCGACTTTCATTCGACAGGTCGCCTTGCTCTCGATCATGGCCCAGGTCGGTTCTTTTGTGCCTGCAGATGAAGCCCTCCTTTCGATCTACGATAGGGTCTTCACAAGAATCGGCGCCAGAGATGAACTGGCTAGCGGCAAATCGACCTTTCTGGTGGAAATGATGGAGACGGCTACTATCCTCTCGAAGGCAACCGAAGACAGTCTCGTTATCCTTGATGAAGTGGGTAGGGGAACAAGCACCTTTGACGGTATTTCCATAGCGTGGGCCGTTTCGGAATTCATATACGAGGCAGTGGGATGCCACACGATATTTGCTACTCATTTCACCGAACTGACAGAGCTTTCCAACATGTACAGGGGCATAAAGAACAAGACTGCAAGAATAATCGAGACTGATAGCGGGATTGTCTTTCTCCACAAAGTGATCGATGGCGTAGCGAACAGCTCGCACGGAATAGAAGTGGCAAAGCTTGCCGGAGTTCCCGAGACCGTACTATCGAGAGCAAAGGAAATACTAAAGGTGATCGCCAAGCAGTCTGCGCTTGATAAGGCAGTCAGGGTTCTCACAGCAGACGATCTGAAGGAGATCAGGCAATCAAAAAAGGGAAAGATGAACAGAAATCAGATCACTCTATTCTGA
- the nusB gene encoding transcription antitermination factor NusB, producing MKAGPSNSRRRMREIVFSAIYQFDFNEDLESSSNYLEQELSFFSMEMEMKLRTRKYFDTILKNRDEIDDIIRKHLTNWTFERLASTDKNVLRLGAYEIIYEPDIPIEVTLNESIDIAKKYGSEQGGKFVNGVLDKIARECASTEKRHL from the coding sequence GTGAAGGCAGGTCCAAGCAACAGCAGACGAAGGATGAGAGAAATTGTTTTCAGCGCGATCTATCAATTCGACTTCAATGAAGATTTGGAGTCTTCATCGAATTACCTCGAACAGGAGCTCAGTTTCTTTTCGATGGAGATGGAGATGAAATTGAGAACACGAAAGTATTTCGACACCATATTGAAGAATCGTGATGAGATAGACGACATAATAAGAAAACACCTCACTAATTGGACTTTCGAGAGACTTGCCTCAACCGACAAGAACGTCCTGAGGCTTGGAGCATACGAGATAATTTATGAGCCAGACATACCGATCGAAGTTACACTGAACGAATCAATAGACATCGCTAAGAAGTATGGTTCGGAACAGGGCGGCAAATTCGTAAATGGCGTTCTCGACAAAATTGCTCGAGAGTGCGCATCAACAGAGAAAAGGCATTTATAG
- the nadD gene encoding nicotinate (nicotinamide) nucleotide adenylyltransferase: MTESMCTKSRIGIFGGSFDPVHTGHLVVAIRAIEQLELERLYVIPAYMPPHKVSSTTSPFETRMRWLKIVFDGIDEAYVSDYERERGGISYSLFTVRHFSKLHSCRPFLIVGEDSFVSLDTWFEYETLLDEATIAVYPRNITERDHSFDEQVIWLDAPRFDISSTEIRKRIKEGKSVVGLVPDSILCEVESFYG; encoded by the coding sequence ATGACAGAGAGTATGTGTACAAAGAGTAGAATCGGAATCTTTGGCGGTTCCTTCGATCCCGTACATACGGGCCATCTTGTCGTAGCAATACGGGCGATCGAACAGCTGGAACTGGAAAGACTTTACGTTATTCCTGCGTACATGCCCCCTCACAAGGTCTCCAGTACGACCTCTCCATTTGAGACTAGAATGAGGTGGCTCAAAATTGTTTTCGACGGAATTGATGAAGCTTACGTGTCTGACTATGAAAGGGAAAGAGGGGGGATCTCCTATTCTCTCTTCACGGTTAGGCACTTCTCGAAACTTCACAGTTGCAGACCCTTTCTAATCGTTGGCGAAGACAGCTTCGTCTCCCTTGACACCTGGTTTGAATATGAGACTCTTCTTGATGAAGCTACGATCGCGGTGTATCCAAGAAACATTACCGAGAGAGACCATTCCTTCGACGAGCAGGTAATCTGGCTTGACGCACCGCGATTCGATATTTCTTCGACTGAAATCCGCAAGAGAATCAAGGAAGGGAAATCGGTTGTCGGGCTGGTCCCTGATTCAATACTCTGTGAGGTCGAATCTTTCTATGGATAA
- a CDS encoding formate--tetrahydrofolate ligase, which produces MLTDLEIAQKAELKEIDEVASSVSIPDKHLRRYGKHVAKISHQYLSELQDRPDGKLVLVTAISPTSAGEGKTTTSVGLAMALNIIGNKSFVTLREPSVGPIMGIKGGAAGGGYSQVLPMEEINLHFTGDFHAISLAHNLLSAVIDAHIKFDNELRIDPAQLYWPRTMDMNDRALRQIIVGLGGSANGYPREDSFVITAASEIMAIVCLSKNLVDLKERLAKIIVGRSYDGEFITVNDLNVQGAMATLLKDVLDPNLVQTIEGTPAFVHGGPFANIAHGTNTLTATKMALKLSDYVITEAGFGADLGAQKFLDFVCPVGGLNPSAVVLVASIRALKLNGGASKKDIREEDLSALEQGFENLKVHFENI; this is translated from the coding sequence ATGCTGACTGATCTGGAGATAGCACAAAAAGCAGAATTGAAAGAAATAGACGAAGTTGCCTCATCCGTCTCGATCCCCGACAAACATCTTAGAAGATATGGAAAGCACGTTGCAAAGATCTCACACCAGTATCTGAGTGAGCTGCAGGACAGACCGGACGGAAAACTGGTTCTTGTTACAGCTATAAGCCCTACTAGCGCCGGTGAAGGGAAGACGACTACTTCTGTTGGTCTGGCGATGGCCTTGAACATTATAGGAAATAAATCCTTTGTTACCCTTAGGGAGCCGTCCGTCGGACCGATCATGGGAATCAAGGGCGGGGCTGCCGGAGGTGGTTACTCACAGGTGCTTCCAATGGAAGAGATAAACTTACACTTCACTGGCGATTTTCACGCGATCTCGTTGGCACACAATCTTCTTTCTGCAGTCATCGATGCGCACATAAAATTCGACAACGAACTGCGAATTGACCCGGCGCAGTTATACTGGCCGAGGACCATGGATATGAATGACAGGGCTCTCAGACAGATAATCGTTGGCCTCGGAGGGTCGGCAAATGGCTATCCGAGGGAGGACTCCTTCGTAATAACTGCCGCCTCCGAAATTATGGCGATAGTATGTCTTTCTAAAAACCTTGTCGATCTAAAGGAACGCCTTGCAAAGATAATCGTCGGGAGAAGCTATGATGGCGAGTTCATAACCGTCAACGATTTGAACGTTCAGGGGGCTATGGCCACACTTCTGAAAGATGTCCTCGATCCAAATCTCGTTCAGACTATTGAAGGAACTCCTGCCTTTGTTCACGGAGGACCTTTTGCGAACATTGCGCACGGAACAAACACCTTGACTGCGACAAAGATGGCACTGAAGCTTTCCGATTATGTGATTACCGAGGCTGGCTTCGGGGCAGACCTGGGAGCACAGAAATTCCTCGACTTCGTCTGCCCTGTCGGAGGGCTGAACCCAAGTGCTGTTGTCTTGGTCGCATCGATCAGGGCTCTTAAGCTGAACGGGGGAGCTTCAAAAAAGGATATCCGGGAAGAGGATTTGTCGGCACTTGAACAGGGATTCGAAAACTTGAAGGTTCATTTCGAAAACATT
- a CDS encoding dihydrouridine synthase — protein sequence MDKQIGLSPMAGYTDATMRELSLSWGADFVFSEMISAEGALRSSGKTDELVPSTPTRIQLFGSNVSRMAKAAAKLSIVATWIDINAGCPVRKVTRRGAGSALLKTPEKIAEMIIALKNTVEVPISVKIRLGFDCIETEEIIYPILKAKPEAVFVHGRTVAQAYSGSANWEEIDRIARLLHEEGILSYGSGDMFSPEAIVNALRCYSVDGVVVARGAIGNPWIFRQSKDLMQKGFYDDPDLPERLGHFSTHLELLGKRVGEEQAVRELRKSFAGYTRNIRNASDLRKEYMKCDSLEEVWELFRCFLPDSQVFK from the coding sequence ATGGATAAGCAGATTGGGCTGTCGCCGATGGCCGGTTACACGGACGCGACAATGAGGGAGCTTTCTCTCTCATGGGGGGCCGATTTCGTTTTCAGCGAAATGATTAGCGCCGAGGGGGCGTTGAGGTCTTCGGGAAAGACAGATGAGCTTGTCCCGTCAACTCCGACCAGGATTCAGCTTTTCGGTTCGAACGTATCTAGGATGGCAAAAGCCGCGGCGAAACTCTCGATAGTTGCGACTTGGATTGACATAAACGCTGGTTGTCCCGTAAGGAAAGTAACTAGAAGAGGCGCTGGAAGCGCCTTGCTAAAGACCCCGGAAAAAATTGCGGAAATGATCATCGCTCTGAAAAATACCGTTGAAGTGCCAATTTCAGTGAAGATCAGACTGGGCTTTGACTGTATCGAGACTGAAGAAATTATCTATCCGATTTTGAAGGCAAAGCCGGAGGCTGTCTTTGTGCACGGCAGGACGGTCGCACAAGCGTATTCGGGATCTGCGAACTGGGAGGAGATCGACAGGATAGCCCGTTTGCTTCACGAGGAAGGCATACTATCTTACGGTTCGGGAGACATGTTCAGCCCGGAGGCGATCGTGAACGCGTTGAGATGCTACTCCGTAGATGGCGTAGTGGTCGCCAGGGGCGCCATCGGCAATCCCTGGATTTTCAGACAGAGTAAGGATCTTATGCAGAAGGGCTTCTACGATGACCCTGACCTACCGGAGAGACTCGGTCATTTTTCGACGCATCTTGAGCTCCTTGGAAAGAGGGTTGGTGAAGAGCAGGCGGTTAGGGAGCTTCGAAAGTCCTTTGCCGGGTACACAAGAAATATCAGGAATGCCTCGGATCTGAGAAAGGAATACATGAAATGCGATTCGCTTGAAGAAGTCTGGGAACTGTTCAGATGTTTTCTACCGGATTCCCAGGTATTCAAATGA